CGGGCAAACCTTTTAAGCCAGTTCCAATACTGAATATGAAAAGGTTTGTTAAGTCCGTAGAGTTCCATCAGACGGGCGCGCGAATCCGCAGTAACTTTGATATTCATATCGGTCAGCATATCCGAAGGCTTTCCCGGCGCCAAGTGCATTACCCCAAATGTTATCAGCGTTATACCGATAAGTATTGGAATTAAGTAAAGTAAACGTTTTAAAATATAAGAAATCATTTTTTAATTAATAGATTCCCGATAGAAACATTCGGTAATAACAAGACTTTTATAGATTTTCAACTTTATAACTTTTAACTATCTTGTTTGTAACGCTGTTGAGACTTAGGCACCCACCATTTAATAAAATTCCAGCCGATTCCAAGAGGAGCAACTTCCACCCCTTTAAACCGCTTGTGAATTACAGGTAAAGCTTCCGGATAATAAAGAAATATTACAGGCAAATCTTTTGCCATAACTGAATGAAGCTTATTATAAATTTCTGTCCGCTTTTTCCTATCAAGAGTTCTTCTGCCCTGCAAAAGCAGCCGGTCTACCTCAGGATTGGAATAAGAAATAAAATTATATTGCCCTTCTTTAATCTGGCTTGAATGCCATAACGGGAATTCATCGGGATCGCGTGAAAGAGACCATCCCATAATAAGTGCTTCAAATTTCTTTTTATCTATGAACTGATGGACAAGAGCGCTCCATTCAATAATCCTTACATTTACTTTAATGCCAATCTTTTTCAGTTGTGATTGTATTATTTCAGCAGTAAGGCTCCTCATTTTATTTCCCTGGTTTGTAATTATGGTAAATCCGAGAGTTTCCCCATTCTTTTCAAGGTAGCCGTCGCCGTTTGAATCTCTCCAGCCAAGTTTATTTAATATTTTCAAAGCCTTTTTAGGGTTATATTCGTAATCCTTTACATTTGAATTATAAGCCCAGGATTGAGGTGGAAACGGCCCTGTAGCAGATTTACCCATACTTAGAAGCACGCCATTTATAATTTCGTTTTTATCTATCCCGTAAGCAATTGCCTCCCTGAATAATTTATCCTTAAATAACGGCAGACGCAAATTTAATCCCAGATAAACAAAAGAAAAAGAAGGATAACGGAATTTGTTATAGTGTTTAAAAAATTCAGGATACGCTTTCCATTGGTCGGGCGTTAAACCCATTTCATCAATGCTTTGATTTCTGAGTTCTAAAAACTGGACAGATTGATCCGGGACAATTCTATAGATATATCGGCTTATATAAGGCCTGCCTTCAAAATAGTTAGGATTTGCTTCAAGCACAATTTTTTCGTCTGTTATCCATTCTTTGAATATATACGGGCCCGTGCCAACAGGTTTTCTATTCGAAAGATTAGAATTAAAATCTCCATTTTCAAAAATATGTTTCGGAATTATTCCCATTGCCCAGGATTCAAGCGAAGTTGCAAGCGGTTCTTTATAAGTTATTCGGATTGTGTAGGGATTCAGGATTTCAAATTTTTTTACAAGAAGATAATCTGCCGCATAAGGAGTTTTCACCCTTGGATCAATCAGTTTTCCATATGTAAATTTAACGTCTTCAGCGCTAAAAGGTTTTCCGTCATGCCATTTAATATTTTTCCGCAGATAAAAAGTTAATTTAAGCCCGTCTTTAGATATAGTCCATTTTTCAGCTAAATCGCCTATAAGCTTTATGTTTTTATCGTATTTAACAAGTCCATTATAAACAAGGCCGTTAATTTCGCCTGAAGCGCTGTCTGAAGCAAGAATAGGATTAAGATAAGTTGCATCTCCGATAGACGCTGCAACATATATGTCTCCTGAAACCGGAATGTTTGCTGATACTTCATTTATTTGTTGTGGTTGGTTTTTGTGGCAGGCAGAAACGATAAGAAAATAACTCAAAGAAAGCAAGGGGACAAAATATTTTCGATGCATTTCCCTAATCCCTACCTACTGACTACTTTCTACCGTATTTAATTATTCAGGCACAACCTCAACTGTTACGGATTGACCAGTAAAATATTTTTTAGCTGCTTTTTGAATTTGTTCCGGGGTAACTGCCATAAGATCCTCAATATATTTCTGATCATAATCATAACCTTTTCCCAGCATTTCCCACCAGCCGATATACCAGGCTTTCCTGCTTATTGTCTGGTGATCAAGCAGATATGCGCCCCGAATATAATTTTTGGCCTCATTGAGTTCTTTATCATTAACAGGATTGTTTTCAAGATCCTGAAGTATTTCAAATATTCTTTTTTCAGCAAGTTCAATATTTTTCTTTTCAAGGCCGATATAAATAATAAACCGGCTGAGTTCTTTGCGGGTTGGAAAAGCCGAATTAACTTCATAAGCAAGGCTGAGTTTTTCCCTCAATTCCGTAAATAACCTCGCGGTCATTCGCGATCCAAGGATTGTATTAATCATTTTCAACTCAATGTAGCCGTTTTCATTAAATGACGGGGCAGGAAAACCAACTATAAGATAAGCCTGCTTAAATTTTTTGTTTTCTGAAACTACTTTTTGGGCTTTTGGCACTTCGGGTTTACGTATTTCTTTAATTGCCGTGCCCTTATTTATTTTTGAAAAATATTTTTCAGCAGTTTTTTTTGCAGTATCCAAAGAAAGATTTCCCACAATAACTAAAACCATATTTTCCGAAAAGTAATTAAGTTTATGCCAATTAACTAAATCCTCTCTTTTAAATTTGGAAACGCTGTCTTCTTTGCCTATATCAGGCCATGAATAGGGATGATTCCCGTAAAAAGTTTTAGCAAAAATATCTTCCGCAGTAGAAGAAATGTTGTCTTTGCGTGACTGGATCGCTGCAAGGACATTAATTCGCTCTTTCTCAATTTCACCTTGAGGAAACACCGGTTCTGTAACAATATTTGATAAGATTTTTGATGCTTTTTCAAATTTAGAATCCATTACTGAAATTCCTATACTCGCATAATCTTCAGCGACATCTGACGAGATACTTCCGCCGATATCTTCTATTTCTGACGCTAATTGTTCCGAATTAAGGTCTTTTGTGCCCTGCATCATAAGCATCTGTGTGAAATTAAGGATTCCGGCTTGGTTTTCTTTTTCTAAAATTGAACCATTTTTTAAGAAAAGCTGGATTGTAGCCAGGGGGTTTTCGGCAATCTCTTTATGAATTGCTTTCAGCCCATTAGATAAAGTAAAAATATTCACGTTTCCTCCTGAAAATATCGGTGTTGTCAACAATAATAGAATTAAAGCAAAAAATATTTTTTTCATTTCTTTTCCGGAATTATCAAAGCATAAGATAATTGCTGGGACCTGAAATAATTTTTAAGAAAAACCTGGACATCTTTTTTTGTTATTTTTTCAATGTTTCTTATATATTTATCCGGCATTTGGGGAAGGCCCTGCATGTTCCAGTATCCTACCGTTGCAGCTTGGTCATGAAAGCTTTCCTGGTCAAAATACCAGTCCGCTTTTATCATTTCTTTTGCGCGGTTAAGTTCTTCATCTGAGGGACCATTTTTCTCAAGTTCCTGAATTTCTCTGTTTAATTCCGAAAGTACAATATTTTCATTTTTCGGATCAAATACCGACTGAAATACTATTGCTCCGCTTCCTCTTTGCGAATAAAAGGACGAGGAAATTGCATATACAAGTTTTTTCTTCTCGCGAAGTTTTCTGTACAGTCTTGACGATCTTCCTCCTCCCAATATTATTGATGTTATATCAGCTGAAAACTGTTCGCTGGATTTCAGGTCCGGGCCGATGAACCCGGCAAGAAGATACCCGTGTTCAACATCTCGTTTAGTAATAATATCGTTAGGGCCATGTTTTTCTTCAGCCAAATCCGGAAAATTCGGAATTTTTGAACTTTTTTGACGGCCGAATGTTTCCATTATTGTCAAAAGAATGCTTTTGGAATCAATATCTCCTGCAATAGTTAAAAACATATTCTCAGGGATATACCAAGAACGGTAATAATTTTCAATTTCTTCTCTTGTGGCATTTTTTATTACAGTTGATGAACCCAAAACATTGTAATTGTAAGGTGTTTTTAAAAATAAAACTTGAGAAAAATTGTCATATAAAACAGCACCGGGATTGTCGTTATGACGCACAATTTCTTCAATTACCACCGGTCTTTCTTTTTCTATCTCTTTTTCAGGTAAAACAGCATTAGCCATAGCATCCGCAAGGATTTTCACCGCTTCTTCAGCGGCATCACTTTGTATATCAATATGATAATGAGTAAATTCCTTGGATGTGCCGGCATTTATTATACCGCCCTGAGCTTCAACTTTTCTGGATATTTCATCGCCGGGATAATTCTTTGTTCCCTTAAACAAAAGATGTTCCAGAAAATGCGTTAATCCTTTCTGATTTTCTTTTTCACATACAGAACCGACTTTAATCCATACTTGAACTGAAACCAGAGGCTGCGAATGGTTTTCCTTCAATAATACGGTTAATCCATTATTTAATTTCACCTTGCTAACTCCTTTTAAAGAAGAAATGTTATTTTTTCCCGCAAATGAGTTCATTGCTAAAAACATTAAAACAATAATAAAAATAATTTTGAATTTCATTTTATTGATATTGATTTACAAGTATCTTGGGAATACCGATATCTGCCACAATAAGTTTTCCGACATATTCCGAAGCATTCGGCTCAACTAACCCCTTTTTAGCTATAGCCATTGTAATAGTTACGTCAGCTTTAACTGCCGTACCTAGTATTTCTCCTTTATCGGCATCTATGCCGGATGGAACATCTATTGAATAAACTTTTTTTTGCGAATTATTTATCTCGTCAATTGCTTCACGATAAATACCCGTTACTTCCCCCTTGGTCCCGGTACCAAGCAGAGCATCAATTATCAGTTCAAAATCTTTTAATGATGATTTTGTGGCAAATGAAGATACCGGAATTTTTAGACTTTTAATGATTTTAAAATTCGTTAAGGTGTCGCCACTAAAATAATCAGGAGATTTAATTAATATAATTTCAACTTGAAAATCCCAATGATCAAGATACCTGGCTGCTACAAGCCCGTCTCCCCCGTTATTTCCTGAACCGCATAATACTGCTATTTTTTTCGGATTACTCTTTCTTACGATCTCTGCAACTGATCTGCCGGCGTTTTCCATCAAAATTATCGACGGAATCCCAAATTCCTCTGATGTTCTTATGTCAATTTCCTGCATTTGAGAAACACTGACAGTTTTAACTATTTTCGTTTTCATCTTCTGGATTTTTTTGGGAAGACGGAAGGCTTTTTTTGGCAATATTAAATGCGTCAATAATTGCATATGCCCAGACTGCGGCAAAGATTATGTCGTAATAAAGAATTACTTTTGAATTATTCCTGGTGAACTCCTGAAAAAGAAACAGAACTTTCTCTTTGGTGATATCGGGAGTAATCGCAATAGATTTGCCTGCTTTCCAGGCAAGATGCATGGCTGTTATAAGCACCACCCCAATAAAAATTATGCCTTTTTTGAATTTTTTAAGGTACAAATGACCCACTCCGGGGCCCAGAAAGATCGTTAATCCAAGTGATATTAAAATTTTTTTCATAATGAATAATATTTTAGCATATTTTTTACAAAAATTCCTTCTAAAATCATAATTTGAAACAATTAAAATTTATAATTTTAAATCTTTTCTTTTACTGGTCGCTGGTTCCTGGTATCTGGTTTTTACAGTTCCTGTATCCAGCCGTTATCAAGGCCTAATTTGTGTGCATATTCTACGATTGGCTTGTATTCTTCTTTGCTGACACTGCGATTTAGCTCGGGGAATTTTATTGCGTTATGCGCAGGATGATATTGAGACATAAGACTAAGATAGGTTTTTGGAGAAATATTCTTTGAAATAAAATTCAAAACTTTTTTGCTTCCCGTAATATCATTTGGCAAAACCAAATGTCTAATAAGCAGTCCTTTTTTGGCTATGCCAAGTTTATCTATAACCAGATTTCCTACCTGCCTGAACATTTCTTCAATCGCAATTTTATTGATTCCCCAATAATTTTTTGCATTTGAGTATTTAAAAGCTTTTTCGTCAATTGAATATTTAGCATCCGGCATATAGATATCAATAACTCCATCTAATAATTTTAAGGTTTCAATGCTTTCATAGCCACCGCAGTTATATACAACGGGTATTTTCAACCCTTTTGACTTTGCCTCAAGCAAGGCTTCGCATATCCAAGGCACAACATGAGTAGGCGTAACAAAATTAATATTGTGCACTCCTTGATTCTGCAATTCCAGCATAATTTTCACAAGTTCTGGAATATTTGATTTCTTGCCGTGCCCGAATTGGCTAATAGGATAGTTTTGGCAAAAAACGCAAGACAGATTGCAGTTAGCAAAAAATATCGTACCAGATCCGCTATAGCCTGAAATTGGAGGTTCTTCACCATGGTGAACATTAAAGCTAGAGATATAGAACTCATTGCCAGTCCTGCATTTTCCCTTTTCGCCTTTAAGCCGGTTAACACCGCAGTTTTGCGGGCATAATCGGCACGGATTCAGTAGATCATAAAGTGCTTTAACTATTTTATTATTTTCCATGATTATTAGATGAGTTTATAAGGCTGGATTATTGTTTGCTGTCAATAGTTATGGTTACCGGTCCATCGTTATTTATTTCCACTAGCATATGGGCTCCGAATTCCCCCGTTTCAACTTTCAGGCCTGACTTTTTTAGGATTTGAACAAACTTTTCATAAAGAGGAATGGCTTTTTCACTTTTTGCAGCTTCAGTAAAATCCGGCCTTCTCCCTTTTCTGCAATCCCCATAAAGCGTGAACTGTGAAATAACAAGAATATCCCCTTTTATGTCCGTGATTGACTTATCAAATTTGCCGTCCTCATTAGAAAATATCCGCAAATTCTGTATCTTTTCTGCTATCCATTCAATATCTTTCAAATCATCCGCATTTCCTATACCCAAAAGCACGACCAGCCCTTCTTTTATTTCTTTCTTGGGCCCGCCATTTACTGAAACTGAAGCGCTTTTGACTCTTTGTATAACTGATTTCATTTTATTATGATTAAATTCCTTTTTACTTTGGAAGCGGAATTTCCGAAAACTTATTTATTTTTATTACTCCGTCTATTTCCCAAGTTTTTAGACCATAAACCGGTTTATCTATCGCTTTTGCCAGGGCAATTTCCGAAAGAGTTCCGTATTTTCCGCCGATAGCAACTAAAATATCCGCAGTCCTAACAATTATTGCGTTTCTTGCATGAGACATCGCCGTTACAATCGGTATATCAATATAATCGTTTGCCTCAAATTTTTCTTTGCCCGGTAAAATGCCGATAGTTAAGCCCCCGGCTTCTTTTGCTCCTTTACAGGCATGCTCCATCACACCGCCAAGACCTCCGCAAATAAGTATATGACCAGCTTTGGCAATCTCTTGCCCTATTTGGTAGGCAATTTTGCCTATCTCGCCCGAACATTCATTTCCACCCAGTACCCCGATTATTAAATTCTTTTTATTTTGAACCATTTTCATTGTTAACAATAAAGATGCTCTCTTGTCAGTGGTATAGAATTATTGGATCCTTTTGTAAAGGTCATTTGATATAGCTGATAATTGCCATACCTGAGACTGCCTGAGGTACCTTTCAGATATAAATACCACATTCGAATAAATCTTTCGTCAAACATATTTTTTATTTTTTCAATATTTTGTTCAAATCGCCTGCTCCATTCATCGAGAGTTATAGGATAATGAAAGCGCAGATTTTCAACATCAGTAATCACTAAACCTTCTTTACCCATCAAATACGCGACTTCATTAAGTGCGGGGATGTAAACTCCCGGAAAAATATATTTTACTAGCCAGGGGTCAGGAGGTTTGGCAACAATATTTCCTATTGTATGTAGCAATCCAAAACCCTCTGGCTTTAGCAAGGATTTTATTTTTTTAATGAATAAAGGCAAGTAATTCTTACCAATGTGTTCTGTCATCCCAATAGTGGACACTTTATCATACTGTCCTGTAACATTTCTATAATCTTCTAAAACAAAATGTGCCTTATCTTCAACACCCTCCTGCCTTGATCGGCCACGGGCATATTCTGCTTGTTGCTCGTTTATACTTATCCCCATACCATTTATCCCGAACTCTCTTGCCGCATAGATTAAAAACTCCCCCCACCCGCATCCAAGATCAATTAAAGTATCTCCTTTTTTAAGCTGGAGTTTTCTACAAATATGTTCGTATTTTTGAAGTTGAGCCTGTTCTAAAGTATCACTATCTTTCTTGTAATACGCACACGTATAGGCCATGGTTTTATCAAGCCAAA
This portion of the Elusimicrobiota bacterium genome encodes:
- a CDS encoding diguanylate cyclase, which produces MISYILKRLLYLIPILIGITLITFGVMHLAPGKPSDMLTDMNIKVTADSRARLMELYGLNKPFHIQYWNWLKRFAR
- a CDS encoding peptide-binding protein → MHRKYFVPLLSLSYFLIVSACHKNQPQQINEVSANIPVSGDIYVAASIGDATYLNPILASDSASGEINGLVYNGLVKYDKNIKLIGDLAEKWTISKDGLKLTFYLRKNIKWHDGKPFSAEDVKFTYGKLIDPRVKTPYAADYLLVKKFEILNPYTIRITYKEPLATSLESWAMGIIPKHIFENGDFNSNLSNRKPVGTGPYIFKEWITDEKIVLEANPNYFEGRPYISRYIYRIVPDQSVQFLELRNQSIDEMGLTPDQWKAYPEFFKHYNKFRYPSFSFVYLGLNLRLPLFKDKLFREAIAYGIDKNEIINGVLLSMGKSATGPFPPQSWAYNSNVKDYEYNPKKALKILNKLGWRDSNGDGYLEKNGETLGFTIITNQGNKMRSLTAEIIQSQLKKIGIKVNVRIIEWSALVHQFIDKKKFEALIMGWSLSRDPDEFPLWHSSQIKEGQYNFISYSNPEVDRLLLQGRRTLDRKKRTEIYNKLHSVMAKDLPVIFLYYPEALPVIHKRFKGVEVAPLGIGWNFIKWWVPKSQQRYKQDS
- a CDS encoding pitrilysin family protein; the protein is MKKIFFALILLLLTTPIFSGGNVNIFTLSNGLKAIHKEIAENPLATIQLFLKNGSILEKENQAGILNFTQMLMMQGTKDLNSEQLASEIEDIGGSISSDVAEDYASIGISVMDSKFEKASKILSNIVTEPVFPQGEIEKERINVLAAIQSRKDNISSTAEDIFAKTFYGNHPYSWPDIGKEDSVSKFKREDLVNWHKLNYFSENMVLVIVGNLSLDTAKKTAEKYFSKINKGTAIKEIRKPEVPKAQKVVSENKKFKQAYLIVGFPAPSFNENGYIELKMINTILGSRMTARLFTELREKLSLAYEVNSAFPTRKELSRFIIYIGLEKKNIELAEKRIFEILQDLENNPVNDKELNEAKNYIRGAYLLDHQTISRKAWYIGWWEMLGKGYDYDQKYIEDLMAVTPEQIQKAAKKYFTGQSVTVEVVPE
- a CDS encoding pitrilysin family protein, coding for MKFKIIFIIVLMFLAMNSFAGKNNISSLKGVSKVKLNNGLTVLLKENHSQPLVSVQVWIKVGSVCEKENQKGLTHFLEHLLFKGTKNYPGDEISRKVEAQGGIINAGTSKEFTHYHIDIQSDAAEEAVKILADAMANAVLPEKEIEKERPVVIEEIVRHNDNPGAVLYDNFSQVLFLKTPYNYNVLGSSTVIKNATREEIENYYRSWYIPENMFLTIAGDIDSKSILLTIMETFGRQKSSKIPNFPDLAEEKHGPNDIITKRDVEHGYLLAGFIGPDLKSSEQFSADITSIILGGGRSSRLYRKLREKKKLVYAISSSFYSQRGSGAIVFQSVFDPKNENIVLSELNREIQELEKNGPSDEELNRAKEMIKADWYFDQESFHDQAATVGYWNMQGLPQMPDKYIRNIEKITKKDVQVFLKNYFRSQQLSYALIIPEKK
- a CDS encoding NAD(P)H-hydrate epimerase — protein: MKTKIVKTVSVSQMQEIDIRTSEEFGIPSIILMENAGRSVAEIVRKSNPKKIAVLCGSGNNGGDGLVAARYLDHWDFQVEIILIKSPDYFSGDTLTNFKIIKSLKIPVSSFATKSSLKDFELIIDALLGTGTKGEVTGIYREAIDEINNSQKKVYSIDVPSGIDADKGEILGTAVKADVTITMAIAKKGLVEPNASEYVGKLIVADIGIPKILVNQYQ
- a CDS encoding radical SAM protein; this encodes MENNKIVKALYDLLNPCRLCPQNCGVNRLKGEKGKCRTGNEFYISSFNVHHGEEPPISGYSGSGTIFFANCNLSCVFCQNYPISQFGHGKKSNIPELVKIMLELQNQGVHNINFVTPTHVVPWICEALLEAKSKGLKIPVVYNCGGYESIETLKLLDGVIDIYMPDAKYSIDEKAFKYSNAKNYWGINKIAIEEMFRQVGNLVIDKLGIAKKGLLIRHLVLPNDITGSKKVLNFISKNISPKTYLSLMSQYHPAHNAIKFPELNRSVSKEEYKPIVEYAHKLGLDNGWIQEL
- the dtd gene encoding D-aminoacyl-tRNA deacylase, producing the protein MKSVIQRVKSASVSVNGGPKKEIKEGLVVLLGIGNADDLKDIEWIAEKIQNLRIFSNEDGKFDKSITDIKGDILVISQFTLYGDCRKGRRPDFTEAAKSEKAIPLYEKFVQILKKSGLKVETGEFGAHMLVEINNDGPVTITIDSKQ
- a CDS encoding TIGR00725 family protein encodes the protein MKMVQNKKNLIIGVLGGNECSGEIGKIAYQIGQEIAKAGHILICGGLGGVMEHACKGAKEAGGLTIGILPGKEKFEANDYIDIPIVTAMSHARNAIIVRTADILVAIGGKYGTLSEIALAKAIDKPVYGLKTWEIDGVIKINKFSEIPLPK
- a CDS encoding cyclopropane-fatty-acyl-phospholipid synthase codes for the protein MSKLKETLSTLFKDLNINTPDISFKVIFWDGTTDNYGSMSPQFTLHLKTENAAARILRSGSLGFAEEYVNGNILVEGDITLLIRLCNDPHLKLSLRTKLLIFFYYLKTLNTLDNSKKNISHHYDLGNDFFKLWLDKTMAYTCAYYKKDSDTLEQAQLQKYEHICRKLQLKKGDTLIDLGCGWGEFLIYAAREFGINGMGISINEQQAEYARGRSRQEGVEDKAHFVLEDYRNVTGQYDKVSTIGMTEHIGKNYLPLFIKKIKSLLKPEGFGLLHTIGNIVAKPPDPWLVKYIFPGVYIPALNEVAYLMGKEGLVITDVENLRFHYPITLDEWSRRFEQNIEKIKNMFDERFIRMWYLYLKGTSGSLRYGNYQLYQMTFTKGSNNSIPLTREHLYC